From the genome of Halomonas sp. I5-271120, one region includes:
- the selD gene encoding selenide, water dikinase SelD, which yields MQSADTPISRDIVLIGGGHSHVAVLRRFAMRPEPGVRLTLVCRDTHTPYSGMLPGYVAGHYDFDEVHIDLRHLAQAAGARFVRDEATGIDRHARTVTFAHRPPLPYDKLSINIGSTPRVGQVTGAADHAVAVKPIRAFRERWRELLTRIAERPTERDGPLRLAVVGGGAGGVELLLAMQYRLRRELEAQGRDPDALQCALFTQSAEVLPTHNRRVRARFTRLLEARGVALHLDCQITRVEAGRLTDARGEVFATDETVWVTQAGGTAWLEGTGLALNEQGFIRVNDYLQSVNDPDIFAAGDIASQDGRPREKAGVFAVRQGRPLADNLRASLIGKKLTAYCPQRQWLALISSGDRYAVASRGPLSWAGAWLWRWKDHIDRRFMARFSELPAMTDKAPARTDSRVTLDGDEHTQALSALAMRCGGCGAKVGASVLSRALAELSPIEHDEVVVGLADPDDAAVVRVPPGKAMVHSIDFFRAFIDDPYVFGQVAAHHALGDIFAMGAEAQTAMAVATVPPGLEAKVEDTVRQMMTGAVEVLDAAGCQLVGGHTGEGQELALGFAVNGLIDDEPDRPMRKSGLRPGDALILTKPLGTGTLFAAQAQLAARGRWIDAALDSMCRSNQAGATCLQTHGAQACTDVTGFGLLGHLIEMTRPSGVCAELTLSALPLLEGAETTVAAGILSSLQPSNVRLRRAIRDQARWREHPRYGLLFDPQTAGGLLAGVPADKAEACLAELKALGYAEAAIIGRVIAPAEDATDDPAPIRLCE from the coding sequence ATGCAGTCAGCGGACACCCCGATCAGTCGAGATATCGTGCTCATCGGTGGCGGGCACAGCCACGTCGCCGTGCTGCGGCGCTTCGCGATGCGTCCCGAGCCTGGGGTGCGCCTGACGCTGGTCTGCCGGGACACCCACACGCCCTATTCCGGCATGCTGCCGGGCTATGTCGCCGGGCACTATGACTTCGACGAGGTGCACATCGACCTGCGCCACCTGGCCCAGGCCGCCGGCGCACGCTTCGTGCGCGACGAGGCCACCGGCATCGACCGCCACGCTCGCACGGTGACCTTCGCCCACCGCCCGCCGCTCCCCTATGACAAGCTGTCGATCAATATCGGCTCGACGCCGCGTGTCGGCCAGGTGACCGGCGCCGCGGATCATGCGGTTGCGGTCAAACCAATCCGCGCGTTCCGCGAGCGCTGGCGCGAGCTGCTCACACGCATCGCCGAGCGCCCCACCGAGCGAGACGGACCGCTGCGCCTCGCGGTGGTGGGCGGCGGTGCCGGCGGCGTCGAGCTGCTGCTGGCCATGCAATACCGCCTGCGCCGCGAGCTTGAGGCCCAGGGCCGCGACCCCGACGCGCTCCAGTGCGCCCTTTTCACCCAGAGCGCCGAGGTGTTGCCCACCCACAACCGCCGGGTACGGGCACGCTTCACGCGGCTCTTGGAAGCCCGCGGCGTCGCGCTGCACCTCGATTGCCAGATCACCCGCGTCGAAGCCGGCAGGCTGACCGATGCCCGGGGCGAGGTCTTCGCTACCGACGAAACCGTCTGGGTGACGCAGGCCGGCGGTACCGCCTGGCTCGAAGGCACTGGCCTTGCCCTGAATGAGCAGGGCTTCATTCGGGTCAACGATTACCTGCAGAGCGTCAACGACCCCGATATCTTCGCCGCCGGCGATATCGCCAGCCAGGACGGGCGGCCCCGGGAAAAGGCCGGTGTGTTCGCGGTGCGCCAGGGACGTCCCCTGGCCGACAACCTGCGTGCCAGCCTGATCGGCAAGAAGCTGACAGCCTATTGCCCGCAGCGCCAGTGGCTGGCGTTGATCAGCAGCGGAGACCGCTACGCCGTGGCCTCCCGCGGCCCCCTTTCCTGGGCCGGGGCCTGGCTGTGGCGCTGGAAGGATCATATCGACCGACGCTTCATGGCACGCTTCAGCGAGCTGCCCGCGATGACCGACAAGGCGCCAGCTCGCACCGACAGCCGCGTGACACTGGACGGTGACGAGCACACCCAGGCGCTCTCGGCACTGGCCATGCGCTGCGGTGGCTGCGGGGCCAAGGTCGGCGCCTCGGTGCTGTCGCGCGCGCTGGCCGAGCTTTCCCCGATCGAGCACGACGAGGTAGTGGTAGGTCTCGCCGACCCCGACGATGCCGCCGTAGTCAGGGTGCCGCCGGGCAAGGCCATGGTGCACAGCATCGACTTCTTCCGTGCCTTCATCGACGACCCCTATGTGTTTGGCCAGGTTGCCGCTCACCATGCGCTGGGCGATATTTTCGCCATGGGCGCCGAGGCCCAGACCGCGATGGCGGTGGCCACGGTGCCGCCGGGGCTCGAGGCCAAGGTCGAGGACACCGTGCGCCAGATGATGACCGGCGCCGTCGAGGTGCTCGACGCCGCCGGCTGCCAGCTGGTCGGCGGGCATACCGGCGAAGGCCAGGAGCTGGCGCTCGGTTTCGCCGTCAACGGCCTGATCGACGACGAACCCGATCGCCCCATGCGCAAGAGCGGCCTGCGCCCGGGAGACGCCCTGATCCTCACCAAGCCGCTGGGCACCGGCACTCTATTCGCCGCCCAGGCCCAGCTCGCCGCCCGCGGCCGCTGGATCGATGCGGCACTGGACAGCATGTGCCGCTCGAACCAGGCCGGTGCGACCTGCCTGCAGACCCATGGTGCCCAGGCCTGCACCGATGTCACCGGTTTCGGCCTGCTCGGCCACCTGATCGAGATGACCCGCCCCTCGGGCGTCTGTGCTGAACTGACATTGTCGGCGCTGCCGTTGCTCGAAGGGGCCGAGACTACCGTCGCCGCTGGCATCCTGAGCTCGCTGCAGCCGTCCAACGTGCGTCTGCGCCGAGCCATTCGGGATCAGGCACGCTGGCGCGAGCATCCCCGCTACGGGTTGCTCTTCGACCCGCAGACCGCTGGCGGCCTGCTGGCCGGCGTCCCGGCCGACAAGGCCGAGGCCTGTCTCGCCGAGCTCAAGGCGCTGGGCTACGCCGAGGCGGCCATCATCGGCCGGGTAATCGCGCCAGCGGAGGATGCGACCGACGACCCGGCCCCGATCCGGCTCTGCGAGTAA
- a CDS encoding YaeQ family protein: MALTATPYKVDINLTDLDRNVYQTLRFTVARHPSETEPRMAARLLAHALWYDEALAFGRGLSDVDEPALWVKSLDGRVLHWIEVGQPDAERLTWCSRRTEQVSLLAYGSLRVWETKVLPAVSTLKNLSIAALPQEALEALAEDLPRSINWAIMISEDTLYVTDERGQHELALSWLQGGRD, from the coding sequence ATGGCGCTTACCGCGACCCCCTACAAGGTGGATATCAACCTCACCGATCTTGATCGCAACGTCTACCAGACGCTGCGCTTCACCGTGGCCCGCCATCCTTCCGAGACCGAGCCGCGCATGGCGGCCCGCCTGTTGGCTCATGCGTTGTGGTATGACGAGGCGCTGGCCTTCGGCCGCGGCCTGTCTGATGTCGATGAGCCCGCGCTGTGGGTAAAGAGCCTGGACGGGCGCGTGCTGCACTGGATCGAGGTCGGCCAGCCGGATGCCGAGCGCCTGACCTGGTGTTCGCGGCGTACCGAGCAGGTGTCGCTGCTCGCCTATGGCAGCCTGCGGGTCTGGGAGACCAAGGTGCTGCCGGCGGTGTCGACCCTCAAGAACCTGTCCATCGCGGCCTTGCCTCAGGAGGCGCTGGAGGCTCTGGCCGAGGACCTGCCGCGCAGCATCAACTGGGCGATCATGATCTCGGAAGACACCCTCTATGTGACCGACGAGCGTGGCCAGCACGAACTGGCGCTTAGCTGGCTCCAGGGCGGCCGCGACTGA
- a CDS encoding XRE family transcriptional regulator: MSTARLSTGWDALEPSRMAPDLDVRELEKRSRLMRIVSRKIALSELPNREIAQRAGIPSKRLSDLLAGKIEQFSVDELQSLRNCVCVDDGSPLPP; this comes from the coding sequence ATGAGTACGGCACGATTATCGACCGGTTGGGATGCCCTCGAACCCTCGCGAATGGCACCCGACCTGGACGTCAGGGAACTGGAGAAGCGCTCGCGCCTGATGCGCATTGTTTCTCGCAAGATCGCTCTTTCCGAGCTTCCCAATCGCGAAATTGCCCAGCGCGCGGGCATCCCTTCCAAACGGCTCAGCGACCTGCTGGCCGGCAAGATCGAGCAATTCTCGGTCGATGAGCTTCAATCGCTGCGTAACTGCGTCTGCGTCGACGATGGCAGCCCACTGCCGCCCTAG
- a CDS encoding TAXI family TRAP transporter solute-binding subunit, producing the protein MRVLKYALAASLIAASSSAMAQQISIATGGTGGTYYPYGGGLAELINNQLDGYEAVAEVTGASVENMALIYREDSDLAIALADTVYQAYSGTGDFDGRQVENVRAIASLYPNAVQIVTLADSGIESLSDLEGKVVSVGAPGSGTELNARAVLESNGITYDDFDPRRLNFNETADALRDGDIAAGFWSVGPPTSSILNLATTRDIRLIGLTDEEVANARQASEVFAPYKLRAGIYEGVEEPVQTIGIPNVLTVNASMDDQLAYDITKLLFEQTDKLIAIHPAANDTTVEFSIDATPIPFHPGALRYYEEVGAEVADYQRP; encoded by the coding sequence ATGCGCGTTCTCAAGTATGCTCTCGCCGCGTCCCTGATCGCGGCCTCGTCGTCGGCCATGGCTCAACAGATTTCGATCGCCACCGGCGGTACCGGCGGCACCTACTACCCCTACGGCGGCGGCCTCGCTGAGCTGATCAACAACCAGCTCGACGGCTATGAAGCCGTCGCCGAGGTCACCGGGGCGTCGGTTGAGAACATGGCGCTGATCTATCGCGAGGATTCGGACCTGGCCATCGCCCTGGCCGACACCGTCTACCAGGCCTATTCTGGAACCGGTGACTTCGACGGCCGTCAGGTCGAGAACGTGCGCGCCATCGCCTCGCTGTACCCGAATGCGGTACAGATCGTGACCCTGGCCGACTCCGGCATCGAGAGCCTTTCCGATCTCGAGGGTAAGGTGGTCTCGGTGGGTGCGCCGGGCAGCGGCACCGAGCTCAACGCCCGCGCCGTGCTGGAATCCAATGGCATCACCTATGACGATTTCGACCCGCGCCGGCTGAACTTCAACGAGACCGCCGATGCGCTGCGCGATGGCGATATCGCTGCCGGTTTCTGGAGCGTCGGCCCGCCGACCAGCTCGATCCTCAACCTGGCCACCACTCGCGATATCCGCCTGATCGGGCTGACCGACGAGGAAGTCGCCAACGCCCGCCAGGCATCCGAGGTGTTCGCGCCCTACAAGCTGCGTGCCGGCATCTATGAGGGCGTCGAGGAGCCGGTGCAGACCATCGGCATCCCCAACGTGCTGACCGTCAACGCCTCCATGGACGATCAGCTCGCCTACGACATCACCAAGCTGCTGTTCGAGCAGACCGACAAGCTGATCGCCATCCACCCGGCGGCCAACGACACCACCGTCGAGTTCAGCATCGATGCCACGCCGATTCCCTTCCATCCGGGTGCCCTGCGCTACTACGAGGAAGTGGGTGCCGAGGTGGCGGACTATCAGCGGCCGTAA